In Elephas maximus indicus isolate mEleMax1 chromosome 7, mEleMax1 primary haplotype, whole genome shotgun sequence, the following proteins share a genomic window:
- the LOC126080689 gene encoding mas-related G-protein coupled receptor member D-like: MPGWLQGLYHTWESGSSETRGARMADTPFNGSSNKSSGPSATSSMEDPTHTAREVVSALTTFTCLWGMVGNGVVIWLLSFCLQRGPVGVYVLNRAVADLLFLLCMAVLTVLRASAWKSFVSPLVLLATRSAKYLAYTASLSLLVALTTQHCFSILFPIWYRCHRPRHLSALVSTLLWVLSFLLTTLILYFYNEPWNADSKEGARVDTIFHILTLMSFTPGMVLSSVFLVHVYRNPQQWRRQPWRLLVGILALILVFLVCTLPLSIASFILYWVSLPQQTQTLLSTFGHLTLSVNSSANPFVYFLVGSQGCDSLQEPLGAVLSRVLQEDPGQEGRETSSMGTDKHQVVATAASLYLCQLNASDAPESKAGRVQSAI, encoded by the exons ATGCCGGGGTGGCTTCAGGGCCTCTACCACACCTGGGAGTCCGGATCCTCCGAGACCAGAGGCGCAA GGATGGCAGACACCCCATTCAATGGCAGTAGCAACAAGAGTAGTGGCCCCAGTGCAACCAGCTCCATGGAGGACCCTACACACACGGCCCGGGAAGTGGTCAGCGCCCTAACCACGTTCACCTGCCTGTGGGGTATGGTGGGCAACGGCGTGGTCATCTGGCTGCTGAGCTTCTGCCTGCAGAGGGGCCCGGTCGGTGTCTATGTCCTCAACCGGGCAGTGGCCGACCTGCTCTTCTTGCTGTGCATGGCGGTACTGACGGTCCTGCGTGCTAGTGCCTGGAAGTCCTTCGTGAGCCCCTTGGTCCTCCTGGCCACCAGAAGCGCCAAGTACTTGGCGTACACAGCGAGCCTGAGCCTGCTGGTGGCCCTTACCACCCAGCACTGCTTCTCTATCCTCTTCCCCATCTGGTACAGGTGTCACCGGCCCCGACACCTGTCAGCCCTGGTTAGCACCCTGCTCTGGGTGCTGTCCTTCCTGCTGACCACGCTGATCTTGTACTTCTACAACGAGCCTTGGAATGCCGACTCGAAGGAGGGTGCCAGGGTGGACACCATCTTCCACATCCTCACGCTGATGAGCTTCACGCCTGGGATGGTCCTGTCCAGTGTCTTCCTCGTCCACGTCTACAGAAACCCCCAACAGTGGCGCCGGCAGCCCTGGAGACTGCTCGTGGGCATCCTGGCCTTGATCCTGGTGTTTCTGGTCTGCACCCTGCCCCTCAGCATCGCCAGCTTCATCCTCTACTGGGTGTCCCTGCCACAGCAGACGCAGACTCTGCTCAGTACCTTCGGACACCTCACCTTGTCCGTGAACAGCAGTGCCAACCCCTTCGTCTACTTCCTGGTGGGCAGTCAGGGGTGTGACAGCCTGCAGGAGCCCCTGGGGGCTGTGCTCAGTAGGGTGCTGCAGGAGGACCCCgggcaggagggaagagagaCGTCCTCCATGGGCACCGACAAG CATCAGGTGGTAGCAACTGCAGCCTCCCTGTACCTGTGCCAGCTGAACGCCAGCGACGCGCCTGAGTCGAAAGCTGGCAGAGTGCAGTCAGCCATCTGA